In Halopseudomonas nanhaiensis, a single window of DNA contains:
- the serA gene encoding phosphoglycerate dehydrogenase yields MAKTSLDKSKIKFLLLEGVHQTAVDTLKAAGYTNIEYHTSSLPDEQLKESIADAHFVGIRSRTQLTEDVFSHANKLIAVGCFCIGTNQVDLEAAMVRGIAVFNAPYSNTRSVAELVLAEAILLLRGIPEKNASCHRGGWIKSAEGSFEIRGKKLGIVGYGSIGTQLSVLAEGLGMQVLFYDVVTKLPLGNAQQVGSLPELLAQADIVTLHVPETAATKWMMGEKEIRAMKQGGILINAARGTVVDIDALAAALRDKHLNGAAIDVFPVEPRSNKDEFVSPLREFDNCILTPHIGGSTMEAQANIGLEVAEKLVRYSDNGTSITSVNFPEVALPSHPGKHRLLHIHQNVPGVMSEINTVFAENGINICGQFLQTNEKVGYVVIDVDAEYSDLALEKLLQVKGTIRSRVLF; encoded by the coding sequence ATGGCCAAAACCTCGCTGGACAAAAGCAAGATCAAGTTTCTGCTCCTCGAGGGCGTACACCAGACTGCCGTCGACACGCTCAAGGCAGCCGGTTACACCAACATCGAATACCACACCAGTTCGTTGCCCGACGAGCAGCTGAAAGAGTCGATCGCCGACGCGCATTTCGTCGGCATCCGTTCGCGTACCCAGCTCACCGAGGACGTCTTCAGCCATGCGAACAAGCTGATCGCGGTCGGCTGTTTCTGCATCGGCACCAATCAGGTCGATCTGGAAGCGGCCATGGTGCGCGGCATTGCCGTATTCAATGCCCCCTACTCCAATACCCGTTCTGTGGCCGAGCTGGTACTGGCCGAAGCCATCCTGCTGTTGCGCGGTATTCCGGAGAAGAACGCCTCCTGCCACCGGGGCGGCTGGATCAAGAGCGCCGAAGGCTCGTTCGAGATCCGCGGCAAGAAACTCGGCATCGTCGGCTACGGTTCGATCGGCACACAGCTGTCAGTGCTGGCCGAAGGGCTGGGCATGCAGGTGCTGTTCTACGACGTAGTGACCAAGTTGCCGCTCGGCAATGCCCAGCAGGTCGGCTCGCTGCCCGAGCTGCTGGCCCAGGCCGACATCGTCACCCTGCACGTGCCCGAGACCGCCGCCACCAAGTGGATGATGGGTGAGAAGGAAATCCGCGCCATGAAGCAGGGCGGCATTCTGATCAACGCTGCGCGCGGCACCGTGGTGGATATCGACGCGCTCGCCGCTGCCCTGCGCGACAAGCATCTCAATGGCGCAGCGATCGACGTGTTCCCGGTCGAGCCACGCTCGAACAAGGACGAGTTCGTCAGCCCGCTGCGCGAGTTCGACAACTGCATCCTGACCCCGCACATTGGTGGTTCGACCATGGAAGCCCAGGCCAACATCGGTCTGGAAGTGGCTGAAAAACTGGTTCGCTACAGCGACAACGGCACCTCGATCACATCGGTCAACTTCCCTGAAGTTGCATTGCCATCGCACCCCGGCAAGCATCGTCTGCTGCACATTCACCAGAACGTGCCGGGCGTGATGAGCGAAATCAACACCGTGTTCGCCGAGAACGGCATCAACATCTGCGGCCAGTTCCTGCAAACCAACGAGAAGGTCGGTTACGTGGTTATCGATGTCGATGCCGAGTATTCGGATCTGGCGCTGGAGAAGCTGCTGCAGGTCAAGGGCACCATTCGCAGTCGCGTGCTGTTCTAA
- a CDS encoding FAD-binding oxidoreductase: protein MTPEAVIDTLKTLVDADKVRTDAESLNTWGKDWTKHYEPAPLAIVFPKSTEQVQALVRFANEHKLALVPSGGRTGLSAAAVAANGEIVVSFDYMNRILDFNEFDRCVVCQPGVVTAQLQQFAEEQGLYYPVDFASAGSSQIGGNIGTNAGGIKVIRYGMTRNWVAGLKVVTGTGELLELNKDLIKNATGYDLRQLFIGAEGTLGFIVEAIMRLERAPKNLTAMVLGTPDFDSIMPVLHAFQGKLDLTAFEFFSDKAMAKIMARGDVPAPFDTDCPFYALLEFEALNDDIANQALEIFEHCVEQGWVLDGVMSQSDQQLQNLWKLREFISETISHWTPYKNDISVTVSKVPAFLRDIDSIVGEHYPDFEIVWFGHIGDGNLHLNILKPETMAKEEFFAKCATVNKWVFEIVQKYNGSISAEHGVGMTKRDYLTYSRSEAEIAVMKSIKAVFDPNGIMNPGKIFR from the coding sequence ATGACCCCAGAAGCCGTGATCGATACCCTCAAGACGCTGGTCGACGCCGACAAGGTGCGTACCGATGCCGAGTCGCTGAACACCTGGGGCAAGGACTGGACCAAGCATTACGAGCCGGCGCCGCTGGCCATCGTGTTTCCGAAAAGCACGGAGCAGGTGCAGGCGCTGGTGCGCTTCGCCAATGAGCACAAGCTGGCGCTGGTGCCCTCGGGCGGCCGCACCGGTTTGTCGGCCGCCGCCGTCGCGGCCAACGGCGAAATCGTCGTCTCATTCGATTACATGAACCGGATTCTCGATTTCAACGAGTTCGATCGCTGCGTCGTCTGTCAGCCGGGCGTGGTTACTGCGCAGCTGCAGCAGTTCGCCGAGGAGCAGGGACTGTATTACCCGGTCGATTTCGCCTCCGCCGGCTCCAGCCAGATCGGTGGCAATATCGGCACCAACGCCGGTGGCATCAAGGTGATTCGCTACGGCATGACGCGCAACTGGGTTGCCGGTCTCAAGGTGGTCACCGGCACCGGCGAGTTGCTCGAGCTGAACAAGGATTTGATCAAGAACGCCACCGGCTACGACCTGCGCCAGCTGTTCATTGGCGCCGAAGGCACACTGGGCTTCATCGTCGAAGCGATCATGCGCCTGGAACGTGCACCGAAGAATCTTACCGCCATGGTCCTCGGCACGCCGGACTTCGATTCGATCATGCCCGTATTGCACGCGTTCCAGGGCAAGCTCGATCTGACCGCCTTCGAGTTCTTCTCGGACAAGGCGATGGCCAAGATCATGGCGCGCGGCGACGTGCCGGCGCCCTTCGACACCGACTGCCCGTTCTATGCGCTGCTCGAGTTCGAAGCACTGAACGACGACATTGCCAATCAGGCGCTGGAAATCTTCGAGCATTGCGTCGAGCAGGGCTGGGTGCTGGACGGCGTGATGAGTCAGAGCGACCAGCAGCTGCAGAACCTCTGGAAGCTGCGCGAATTCATCTCCGAGACCATCTCGCACTGGACGCCGTACAAGAACGACATTTCGGTCACCGTCTCGAAGGTCCCGGCCTTCCTGCGGGACATCGATAGCATCGTTGGCGAACACTACCCGGATTTCGAGATCGTCTGGTTCGGCCACATCGGCGACGGCAACCTGCACCTGAACATCCTCAAGCCTGAAACCATGGCCAAGGAAGAGTTCTTCGCCAAGTGCGCCACGGTCAACAAGTGGGTGTTCGAAATCGTGCAGAAGTACAACGGCTCGATCTCCGCCGAGCACGGCGTGGGCATGACCAAGCGCGATTATCTGACCTACAGCCGCAGCGAAGCGGAAATCGCGGTCATGAAGTCGATCAAGGCGGTGTTCGACCCGAACGGCATCATGAATCCGGGCAAGATATTCCGCTAG
- a CDS encoding fumarylacetoacetate hydrolase family protein gives MIYQHRFADGSLVNLPMGKVVCVGRNYAEHARELNNPVPTEPLLFIKPATAVVDMAEPLVLPAGRGAVHYETEIAVLIGETLSGSVSDTEAQAAILGVGMALDLTLRELQDDLKSKAHPWERAKAFDGACPLSMFVRREQAGDLTALPVQLRVNGELRQDGSSADMLTPIVTLLRHIAPVFSLLPGDVVITGTPKGVGPLNSGDALSVSIPGLLSQVTHVV, from the coding sequence ATGATCTACCAACATCGCTTTGCCGACGGTTCCCTTGTCAACCTGCCGATGGGCAAGGTGGTGTGCGTCGGGCGTAACTATGCCGAGCACGCCAGGGAGCTCAACAACCCGGTACCGACCGAGCCGCTGCTGTTCATCAAGCCGGCTACCGCCGTGGTTGATATGGCCGAGCCGCTGGTTTTGCCTGCCGGCCGCGGGGCAGTGCACTACGAGACCGAAATTGCCGTGCTGATCGGCGAGACCCTGTCCGGCAGCGTCTCCGACACCGAGGCGCAGGCGGCGATCCTGGGTGTCGGGATGGCGCTGGATCTGACGCTACGTGAATTGCAGGACGATCTGAAATCCAAGGCTCATCCGTGGGAGCGAGCCAAGGCTTTCGATGGTGCGTGTCCGCTGTCGATGTTCGTGCGTCGCGAACAGGCCGGCGATCTCACGGCACTCCCGGTGCAGCTCAGGGTCAACGGCGAGCTGCGTCAGGATGGCTCCAGCGCGGATATGCTGACCCCCATCGTCACCCTGTTACGGCACATCGCTCCGGTCTTTTCGCTGCTGCCCGGGGATGTTGTCATCACAGGCACGCCAAAGGGCGTCGGACCCTTGAATTCGGGAGACGCGCTCAGCGTGTCCATACCTGGCCTGCTGTCTCAGGTGACTCACGTCGTCTGA
- a CDS encoding SdiA-regulated domain-containing protein, translated as MKRAVLVVLLSVLGIAAVMRYLNLDTLFYQSWRLNNRAMPDGALNLGRYRVDIERKQVEGLDDDLSALTYNSDRNTLFAVINGTPLVVEIDLDGRVLRQIPIAGAEDMEGITHVAGDRYVIAEERSQRLLLVEIPDGVEAIDVSDVPSLQVALDADGNKGFEGVSWDAYGKRLLVVKERDPMRLLAIQGFVEGTTETGSISVSEVRSEMSSLFMTDLSSLTQHDESGHLLLLSDESHMLVEYDAENQPVSLMGLWRDMSGLANTVPQAEGVAVDRQGRVYIVSEPNLFYRFSPR; from the coding sequence GTGAAGCGAGCTGTCCTGGTCGTTCTGCTGAGTGTTCTGGGCATTGCTGCGGTGATGCGTTACCTGAATCTTGACACCCTGTTTTACCAGAGCTGGCGACTCAACAACCGGGCGATGCCCGACGGTGCACTCAACCTCGGCCGCTACCGGGTCGATATCGAACGCAAGCAGGTCGAAGGGCTCGACGATGATCTGTCGGCGCTGACCTATAACAGCGACCGGAACACCCTGTTCGCGGTCATCAACGGGACGCCGCTGGTTGTGGAGATCGATCTCGACGGTCGGGTGCTGCGGCAGATTCCAATAGCTGGCGCCGAGGACATGGAGGGCATTACGCATGTCGCCGGCGATCGTTACGTGATTGCCGAGGAGCGCTCGCAGCGGCTGCTGCTGGTGGAGATCCCCGATGGCGTCGAAGCGATAGACGTGTCGGACGTGCCCAGCCTGCAGGTGGCGCTGGACGCCGATGGCAACAAGGGCTTCGAAGGGGTGTCCTGGGACGCCTATGGGAAGCGCCTGCTGGTCGTCAAGGAGCGCGACCCGATGCGCCTGCTGGCGATACAGGGGTTCGTCGAGGGCACCACCGAGACCGGCAGCATCAGCGTCAGCGAAGTGCGTTCGGAGATGTCCAGCCTGTTCATGACCGATCTCTCGTCACTGACCCAGCATGACGAGAGCGGTCATCTCCTGCTACTCAGTGACGAGTCGCACATGCTGGTCGAGTATGACGCGGAGAATCAGCCCGTGAGTCTGATGGGCCTCTGGCGGGACATGAGCGGGCTCGCCAACACCGTGCCTCAGGCCGAGGGCGTCGCCGTCGACAGGCAGGGCAGGGTTTACATCGTCAGCGAGCCGAATCTGTTCTACCGGTTCTCGCCCCGCTGA
- the rpiA gene encoding ribose-5-phosphate isomerase RpiA: MTQDELKQAVGQAAVDMVLPHLEDRSIIGVGTGSTANCFIDALAAHKGFFDGAVASSEATAARLKQHGIPVYDLNSVAMLDYYIDGADEANKHLELIKGGGAALTREKIVAAVAKTFICIADESKLVHTLGSFPLPVEVIPMARSHVAREIVKLGGDPVYREGVTTDNGNIILDVHNLQIVDPRGVEEKLNAIVGVVCNGLFAARPADVLLLGTSEGVKTLKRD; encoded by the coding sequence ATGACCCAGGACGAACTCAAGCAGGCGGTCGGTCAGGCCGCAGTCGACATGGTGCTGCCACACCTCGAAGACCGCAGCATCATCGGCGTGGGCACCGGCTCGACAGCAAACTGCTTCATCGATGCACTGGCGGCCCACAAGGGCTTCTTCGACGGCGCGGTGGCCAGCTCCGAAGCCACCGCCGCGCGGCTCAAGCAGCACGGCATTCCGGTATACGACCTCAACAGCGTGGCCATGCTGGACTACTACATCGACGGCGCCGATGAGGCCAACAAGCACCTTGAACTGATCAAGGGCGGTGGCGCCGCATTGACGCGTGAGAAAATCGTCGCTGCGGTGGCGAAGACGTTCATCTGCATCGCCGACGAGAGCAAGCTGGTGCATACCCTGGGTAGCTTCCCGCTCCCGGTCGAAGTGATCCCGATGGCTCGCAGCCACGTCGCCCGGGAGATCGTCAAGCTGGGCGGCGATCCGGTCTACCGCGAAGGCGTAACGACCGACAATGGCAATATCATCCTCGACGTGCACAACCTGCAGATTGTCGATCCACGGGGCGTGGAAGAGAAGCTGAATGCCATCGTCGGCGTGGTCTGCAACGGACTGTTCGCAGCGCGGCCGGCGGACGTCCTGTTGCTGGGCACGTCCGAAGGGGTGAAAACGCTCAAGCGCGACTGA
- the ilvA gene encoding threonine ammonia-lyase, biosynthetic, with amino-acid sequence MACSRASVDSLDWRLLSDKRKVMLESYVKKILCSRVYDVAVETPIHAAPFLSERLGNTVLLKREDLQPVFSFKIRGAYNKLALLSDEQRACGVVTASAGNHAQGLAYAARHMGVKATIVMPRTTPEIKVRAVRARGAKVVLHGDAFDEALAYSQKLIKEKGFTYIHPYDDPDTIAGQGTVAMEILRQHQGQLDAIFVPVGGGGLVAGIAAYVKYLRPDIRIIGVEPTESACLKAAMDAGERVVLSQVGLFADGVAVAQIGEHTFEVCRHYVDEVITVSTDEMCAAIKDIYDDTRSICEPAGCLGVAGIKKYVEREDCEGKVFIAIDSGANVNFDRLRHVAERAEIGERREALLAVTIPERPGSFKAFCQAIGKRAITEFNYRYHDARQAHIFVGVQTHPELDPRDALVARLKNDGFPVMDLTDNELAKLHIRHMVGGHAAQVTDEVVYRFEFPERPGALFNFLNKLGGRWNISMFHYRNHGAAYGRVVVGLQVPADERGQVADALDDIGYQYWDESDNPAYLLYLGGA; translated from the coding sequence CTGGCGTGTAGTCGCGCATCGGTCGATTCGCTAGACTGGCGCCTCCTCTCCGATAAGCGCAAGGTCATGCTGGAATCCTACGTCAAGAAGATCCTCTGTTCGCGCGTGTACGACGTTGCCGTCGAAACGCCCATACACGCCGCTCCGTTCCTGTCGGAACGACTGGGTAATACCGTGCTGCTCAAGCGCGAGGATCTTCAGCCGGTGTTCTCCTTCAAGATCCGTGGCGCCTACAACAAGCTTGCACTGCTCAGTGATGAACAGCGCGCCTGTGGCGTGGTCACCGCTTCTGCCGGCAATCATGCACAGGGCCTGGCCTATGCCGCCCGACACATGGGCGTCAAGGCGACCATCGTGATGCCCAGGACGACGCCGGAAATCAAGGTTCGGGCGGTCCGCGCGCGTGGCGCCAAGGTTGTGCTCCACGGGGATGCGTTCGACGAGGCGCTGGCGTATTCGCAGAAGCTGATCAAGGAAAAGGGCTTCACCTACATCCACCCCTATGACGATCCGGACACCATCGCCGGCCAGGGAACCGTGGCGATGGAGATCCTGCGGCAGCATCAGGGGCAGCTGGATGCGATCTTCGTTCCGGTTGGTGGAGGCGGTCTGGTGGCCGGCATCGCCGCGTACGTGAAGTACTTGCGCCCGGACATCAGGATCATCGGCGTCGAGCCTACCGAATCGGCGTGTCTCAAGGCGGCCATGGACGCCGGCGAGCGTGTGGTGCTCAGTCAGGTCGGATTGTTCGCTGACGGCGTTGCCGTCGCCCAGATAGGCGAACACACCTTCGAAGTGTGTCGGCACTATGTGGACGAGGTCATCACCGTTTCCACCGATGAAATGTGTGCGGCAATCAAGGATATCTACGACGATACCCGCTCGATCTGCGAGCCGGCAGGCTGTCTGGGCGTGGCCGGCATCAAGAAGTATGTCGAGCGCGAAGACTGCGAGGGCAAGGTCTTCATCGCCATCGATTCGGGCGCCAACGTCAACTTCGATCGCCTGCGCCACGTGGCAGAGCGCGCCGAAATCGGCGAGCGGCGCGAAGCCCTGCTGGCCGTGACCATCCCCGAACGGCCCGGAAGCTTCAAGGCGTTCTGCCAGGCCATCGGCAAGCGCGCCATCACCGAATTCAACTACCGCTACCATGACGCCAGGCAGGCGCATATCTTCGTTGGCGTACAGACCCATCCCGAGCTTGATCCGCGCGATGCGCTGGTGGCCAGGCTGAAGAACGACGGCTTCCCGGTGATGGACCTCACCGACAACGAACTGGCCAAGTTGCATATACGGCACATGGTCGGCGGTCACGCGGCGCAGGTTACCGATGAAGTGGTCTACCGCTTCGAGTTCCCGGAACGCCCGGGGGCGCTGTTCAATTTCCTCAACAAGCTGGGCGGGCGTTGGAATATCTCGATGTTTCACTACCGCAATCACGGCGCGGCCTATGGGCGTGTGGTGGTCGGACTGCAGGTGCCGGCCGACGAGCGCGGCCAGGTCGCCGATGCCCTTGATGACATCGGCTATCAGTACTGGGACGAAAGCGACAACCCGGCATACCTGTTGTATCTCGGCGGGGCCTGA
- a CDS encoding diguanylate cyclase: MLATYAARYPAAARTIIGGLFVVLLAGILGGWKALHYAEQQQGHARLQLEADSLARLIEARFAHQTQTLHRLAGRWPYQHAQPALWRNDAQALLNDFKNFQAIEWLDAGYRIRWIEPLAGNESAVDFTYSPAHPNFPILDAARRSGAPMLSNSFELLQGGAGLAYYVPLYRGDGESARFDGFLLGIFRVEVLVRDLLDQLPGHQLSLDFHDRDKLIFSSHSADREDRGWTVEAPLRLADNLSFSLVAHPTASLMASTTTSLPLMTAIIGLLAALSLCYALWLALINVQRLEALGASNRALQVEFIRRQAIEESLQQNQSRLKLILDMTDHSQDALFIIGLEPQQLVYMNRTCWAALGYTEEELRSLFSVAPGDVIPDVLGWTSALHDLAQRKGSAIFQQQVRRRSGELLPLEVSVKHMERHGRDYLICMGRNNSEQLRAAARLQRLSHQDGLTGLYNRRFFDHTLAAEWRKLRRSEQPIGLLMLDADYFKRYNDTLGHQAGDDALKKVATALSAHLLREGDCACRYGGEEFAVILPGADAAQCVKVSQRLHDAVAKLDLAHPAAPSGRLTISIGAASLVPRAEWSPSDLIRLADAALYRAKSEGRNRTSTAA; the protein is encoded by the coding sequence ATGCTCGCCACCTACGCAGCCCGCTATCCTGCAGCGGCCCGCACCATCATCGGCGGGCTGTTTGTCGTGCTGCTCGCAGGAATCCTCGGCGGCTGGAAGGCGCTGCATTACGCCGAACAGCAGCAGGGCCATGCCCGCCTGCAGCTTGAGGCCGACTCGCTGGCCCGGCTGATCGAGGCGCGCTTTGCTCACCAGACGCAAACCCTGCATCGCCTGGCCGGACGCTGGCCCTATCAGCATGCTCAGCCGGCGCTCTGGCGTAACGATGCGCAAGCGCTGCTCAACGACTTCAAGAACTTCCAGGCCATCGAATGGCTGGACGCGGGCTACCGCATTCGCTGGATCGAACCCTTGGCGGGCAACGAGTCGGCGGTCGACTTCACGTACTCCCCCGCACATCCGAACTTTCCGATACTCGACGCGGCTCGCCGCTCCGGCGCGCCCATGCTGAGCAACAGCTTCGAGTTGCTGCAGGGTGGCGCCGGGCTGGCCTATTACGTTCCGCTGTATCGCGGCGACGGAGAAAGCGCACGGTTCGACGGCTTTCTGCTGGGGATATTCCGCGTTGAAGTACTTGTACGAGACCTGCTCGATCAACTGCCGGGACACCAGCTAAGCCTCGATTTCCATGATCGCGACAAGCTGATCTTCAGCAGTCACAGTGCGGACAGGGAGGATCGGGGCTGGACAGTCGAAGCGCCGTTGCGGCTGGCGGACAACCTGAGCTTCTCGCTGGTCGCGCATCCCACTGCCAGCCTCATGGCAAGCACCACGACATCCCTGCCGCTGATGACCGCGATCATAGGCCTGCTCGCGGCACTCTCGCTGTGTTACGCGCTGTGGCTGGCGCTGATCAATGTCCAGCGGCTGGAGGCTCTCGGCGCCAGCAACCGGGCGTTGCAGGTGGAGTTCATTCGTCGGCAGGCGATCGAAGAGAGCCTGCAGCAGAACCAGTCGCGGCTGAAACTCATCCTCGACATGACCGACCACAGCCAGGATGCCTTGTTCATCATCGGCCTCGAGCCACAGCAGCTGGTCTACATGAACCGCACCTGCTGGGCCGCGCTCGGGTATACCGAGGAGGAGCTGCGCAGCCTCTTCAGCGTGGCGCCGGGTGACGTGATACCCGACGTTCTAGGCTGGACCAGCGCCCTGCATGATCTGGCGCAGCGCAAGGGCAGCGCCATCTTCCAGCAGCAGGTGCGACGCCGGAGCGGCGAGCTCCTGCCGCTGGAGGTCAGCGTCAAGCACATGGAACGTCATGGCCGCGACTACTTGATCTGCATGGGCCGCAACAACAGCGAACAACTCAGGGCAGCAGCGAGGCTTCAGCGTCTGTCGCATCAGGACGGACTCACCGGACTGTACAACCGCCGCTTTTTCGACCATACCCTGGCAGCCGAATGGCGCAAGCTGCGGCGCAGCGAGCAGCCGATCGGCCTGCTGATGCTCGATGCCGACTATTTCAAACGGTACAACGACACGCTCGGCCATCAGGCCGGGGACGACGCATTGAAGAAAGTCGCCACGGCGCTGAGCGCGCACCTGCTGCGCGAGGGCGACTGTGCCTGCCGCTACGGCGGAGAGGAATTCGCGGTGATCCTGCCTGGCGCCGATGCTGCGCAGTGCGTGAAGGTCAGCCAGCGCCTGCACGATGCAGTAGCCAAGCTCGATCTGGCCCACCCCGCAGCGCCCAGCGGCAGGCTGACCATCAGCATCGGTGCAGCCAGTCTTGTTCCGCGGGCAGAATGGAGTCCCTCCGATCTGATCCGGCTTGCCGACGCCGCGCTTTACCGGGCCAAGTCCGAAGGTCGCAACCGGACCAGCACGGCTGCCTGA
- a CDS encoding EVE domain-containing protein produces the protein MQYWLMKSEPEVFSIEDLARLGTAPWDGVRNYQARNLLQEMKPGDLFLFYHSSCTPPGIAGIGRIASSAYPDRTALDNASPYHDPKASEARLPWKAVDVTYQERFPRLLGLSSLRNLPGLEDLALLRRGNRLSVMPVSPKEWEVMVLAAREE, from the coding sequence ATGCAGTACTGGTTAATGAAATCGGAGCCTGAGGTCTTCTCGATCGAGGACCTCGCGCGCCTCGGTACGGCGCCCTGGGACGGGGTACGCAACTACCAGGCGCGAAACCTCCTGCAGGAGATGAAACCGGGCGACCTGTTTCTGTTCTATCACTCCAGCTGCACGCCACCCGGCATCGCAGGCATCGGACGTATCGCCAGCAGCGCCTATCCCGATCGAACCGCTCTGGATAACGCATCGCCCTATCACGACCCGAAGGCCAGCGAAGCCAGGTTGCCCTGGAAGGCGGTAGACGTGACCTATCAGGAACGTTTCCCGCGCCTGCTCGGTCTGTCCTCCCTGCGCAACCTGCCTGGGCTTGAGGACCTGGCGCTGCTCAGGCGCGGCAACCGATTATCGGTGATGCCGGTCTCACCGAAGGAATGGGAAGTGATGGTGCTCGCCGCGCGAGAGGAGTAA
- a CDS encoding 5-formyltetrahydrofolate cyclo-ligase produces MNDDRRILRRRLRSARRALTPAQQRKASQELLRRLIQHQLFRRSRHIALYIANDGEIDPAPLMTAAARMGKHCYLPIVDGWPADRMHFQRITPHQRWTRNRFGIKEPLADRQRQAPAWRLDLILLPLVGFDSAGNRLGMGGGFYDRTLAYRRRRKHWKAPVLLGLAHHCQKVESLPSASWDIPLDGIASDRETIWIQRCLSSTTSDGSRSK; encoded by the coding sequence ATGAACGACGACCGAAGGATCCTGCGTCGTCGCCTCCGCTCCGCAAGACGCGCCCTGACCCCGGCTCAGCAACGCAAGGCCAGTCAGGAACTATTGCGTCGCCTGATTCAGCATCAGCTGTTCAGGCGCAGCCGGCATATCGCGCTCTATATTGCCAATGACGGTGAAATCGATCCTGCGCCGCTGATGACCGCCGCCGCCAGGATGGGCAAGCACTGCTATCTGCCGATCGTTGATGGCTGGCCAGCCGATCGCATGCACTTCCAGCGTATAACACCGCACCAGCGGTGGACGCGCAATCGCTTCGGGATCAAAGAGCCCCTTGCCGACCGGCAGCGGCAGGCACCGGCGTGGCGCCTCGATCTGATCCTCCTACCCCTGGTGGGCTTCGATTCAGCAGGCAATCGCCTGGGAATGGGCGGGGGATTCTACGACCGCACGCTCGCGTACCGTCGCCGTCGCAAACACTGGAAAGCACCTGTGCTGCTGGGGCTGGCTCATCACTGCCAGAAAGTGGAAAGCCTCCCCTCGGCGAGCTGGGATATCCCGCTGGACGGCATCGCCTCCGATCGTGAAACGATCTGGATTCAGCGCTGCCTCAGCTCGACGACATCGGACGGATCGCGCTCGAAATAG
- a CDS encoding cell division protein ZapA, with amino-acid sequence MSQPLTVILHILDKEYRISCPPEERNNLEQAARHLDDKMREIRNSGKVIGVDRIAVMAALNITHEMLTGTHRQDVAITDQQKQISELVSRLDQALARHQN; translated from the coding sequence ATGAGCCAACCCCTGACCGTCATTCTGCATATTCTCGACAAGGAATATCGCATCAGCTGTCCGCCCGAGGAGCGCAACAACCTCGAGCAGGCCGCCCGCCATCTCGACGACAAGATGCGCGAAATCCGCAACAGCGGCAAGGTGATCGGCGTCGATCGAATCGCCGTCATGGCCGCGTTGAACATCACCCATGAAATGCTCACCGGCACCCATCGCCAGGATGTCGCCATCACCGATCAGCAAAAGCAGATCAGTGAGCTCGTTTCGCGTCTGGACCAAGCCCTGGCCCGCCACCAAAACTGA
- a CDS encoding TIGR02449 family protein encodes MDEPDINILSEKISQLINLCEQLQQQNQQLISQERHWREERMQLIEKNDLARQKVEAMILRLKALEHDA; translated from the coding sequence ATGGACGAACCCGACATCAACATCCTGAGCGAAAAGATCTCCCAGCTGATCAATCTGTGCGAACAGCTGCAGCAGCAGAATCAGCAGCTCATTTCGCAGGAGCGCCACTGGCGCGAAGAACGCATGCAACTGATCGAAAAGAACGATCTGGCACGTCAGAAGGTCGAAGCCATGATTTTGCGCCTCAAAGCCCTGGAGCACGATGCATGA
- a CDS encoding UPF0149 family protein — protein sequence MALMPAAFDYDRYAELFSDVGAASTPPEVHGHLVGRLAGGSRLDHTTWLNLATDLLDGRSTLPEAGKVMLIQLYDASLAQLSGSGFEINLLLPDDSATIDHRTHALGQWCEGFLGGFGLVERRGELSEEADGVLHDFAAIAQVQTDLDESEANEVDFMEVMEYVRMATLMVFTECQPTDADQDQPPASLH from the coding sequence ATGGCATTGATGCCAGCCGCATTCGATTATGACCGTTACGCCGAGCTGTTCAGTGACGTGGGTGCCGCCAGTACGCCACCCGAAGTGCATGGCCATCTGGTCGGACGGCTTGCCGGCGGCAGTCGGCTGGACCATACGACCTGGTTGAATCTGGCCACCGACCTGCTGGACGGTCGCAGCACGCTGCCCGAGGCCGGCAAGGTAATGCTGATCCAGCTCTACGATGCGAGTCTTGCCCAGCTCAGCGGGAGTGGCTTTGAGATCAATCTGCTGTTGCCTGATGACAGCGCTACCATCGACCACCGCACCCACGCGCTGGGTCAGTGGTGTGAAGGCTTTCTGGGCGGTTTCGGACTGGTCGAACGCCGGGGAGAATTGAGCGAGGAGGCCGATGGTGTCCTGCACGACTTCGCCGCGATCGCGCAGGTGCAGACCGACCTGGATGAGTCGGAGGCCAATGAAGTCGATTTCATGGAAGTGATGGAGTATGTGCGCATGGCGACGTTGATGGTGTTCACCGAGTGCCAGCCCACCGATGCCGATCAGGACCAACCCCCCGCGTCACTGCATTGA